GGATAATTGACCAAGACCAGGACTTCAGAGGGGCCGACATCACGGACTTCAAGATAGACTTTCCCATCTGATGTCCGCTGAATCGGCAAGATACTGCCAACAGGATGACGCACAGCTTCAGGAGCGATCACCACCTCGGCTGTATTCAGAACCACCGTAAGCGCTCCCACAGTGCCGCTGAGACCAGCGTCGACCAGCACATCGGCGCCACGTTTTTGATTACCGTTGACATTAACAATACAGATGGCTTCTTCATCATCCAGTATGCGTGACCATGCCATCAACTCACCGTTGCCGAGGAATTCGAATGGCCGACCGAAGATGGAGATTGGTCGGACGTATTGGCGGCCGACTCGTAATACCGGATATTGTCCTCGCAGAGTGGTTAGAGATGCAATGCGTTTGAAGGTTGGGTGGTTGGGATCAAAGCATTGGTGGCCTGATGTACCGAACGGCACGAAACCTGGTATTGTGGTGTCTTCAAATCGTGATAGCCCTGCGATTCCAGATCGCAGAGGATGCTCGGGTCCAAACATGGCTTCTCGAAGGTAGCAATTATTGGTGCCATTCCAGCCAGGAAGCCACTGTCGCTGCGAGGGCTCAGGGCCAGAGAGAGCCTCCTCGGTGCCTGCATATATGCACGGAATTGACAGGGTAAACAGTTGAATCGCAACTCCGGCAACAACTTGATGGTCGGAAACCGCGTCACTCGAAAAGCGAATTTTCTCACCGAACGCATGGACATGATCATCCAAAACTGACACATGGCGACCGCCGAGATTGCGGCTGCTCCCAAATACTATGTTCTTGGGAAAAGCATCAAAATAGCATTTGGGTGACTCAAGACCTTTTGAAACTCTATTAAGAACGATGCGAGTTTCGCCAATATCGAGTGTCGCGTTGAAGTTCTGCTCAAGAACATTAATGTAGCGCTCTTGATTGAAGTCACCACCGGCCACCTCGTCGACCAGGAAAAAGTCGGCCTTGCCGATGTTGGCACAGAACTCCATGATCGATCCACAGAAGTTGCGAGCCTCCTCCAATGAGACATGCTTGAGGGTATCAATACGAAATCCATCGCAGTCAGTGAGGGCAATCCAGTATTTATAGCATTTCGACAAAGCCGATAGAACATTGGGATTGCCGACCTTGAAATCTCGGCATCCACCATCAAAGTCTGTTCGTCGATATTCGGTATCAGGATTGTCGATATTGTTCCAGTTTTCTCCACCCAAGCTCCCTTTGCCTGCCCTCGTGTAATAATCTGGATCCTGTAGCTCCTGTGGCCAGACACCATCTTCAATGCCATTAATCGCGGATATCGGCTGACCATGATCCCCTCTCCAAGCACCGAATTGATAGGAGCCTACTGTCCGATAGTGAGGATTAAAGACATCGCCATCACTAGAGTAATAGAGCCAATTCTCGCCAGAGTGATTTAATATAACATCTAGGATGATCCTAAGGCCAGCAGCATGTGCCTGATTAACAAGACCGACCTGATTCTGTCGGGTGCCAAAACGGGGGTCTATCTGCAAGAAGTCTTGGATGGCATATCCGTGGTAATTGTTTTCATGGCATCGTTGTTTGAAGATAGGGCCTACCCAGATGCTGGTGACTCCGAGATCTTTTAAATAACCCAGCTTTGTGGTAATGCCGGTAATCGATCCACCTTGAAAGCGTCCACTACCCGAAATAGCCCATTTGTCGAATCTCCACGGAGATCCTCCCGGGAGAGAGGGGCGCGCTGCGTTGAGATTCTCACGGTCGAGAAGAGGTCTGCTGGCTTCTTGCCCGTCACTGAAGCGATCTGGGAGCAGAAACACAGTACTTCATTCCTCCAGTCACCTGGGGATGGGTAATATGATTCCCGCCTTGGCAAAAGAAGATTGTACCCAAGGCTGGCTGGCCGCTCGGACTGGCTCAGCATTGTATCCGCAAAGTTGTTCATGTGGATTTGTTCGAGGATCATTACAAATGAAAATAGACTTTCTGCATGCAAAACTCACTCTGACGTTTTAGCAATGACACGCCTTGTAGAATAGTTGACAATGACTTAACAAACCCAGGTAAGCAGTGGAGTGAAGCGCAGTTCTGCTTAGGGAGAATCTGAAAAGCCCAACCTGTGCGAGAGTGCGACTATGAGCGCACCCCGGAACTTGACTGATGGGTGGCTGAGGCTCTGAACATGGCACCCAGGCAGGAGAAGCCCAGAATTGTTGGGTTCCTTGCAGTAGCCGTTGAGCCGCCATGGTTAGCGCGCTTAATTGCGATAGCGATGACTGGGCGGGCGCCTTACGAGCAACAAACTCCTAGAGCGGTGCTCAGTTCATTCCGGGCGAAGCCCGGAATGAGTCCGCGGGAATTTCAACCAAACTTCACCCCCTGTGGCGCCTCGGCGGCCTGGGACGGCTGGGAAAAAATACGTACACACTATGTTGAGGGGACGATCCCCAGCTCATCCCGTCGCTAGTTTACAGAGTCAGTCATAGACAGACCTTAGACGATCTTCACACAATCTACCGCTAATTCATTTCTAATCCGCTTAAGTTCTTCCTCTGTAAGAGTTTCTTGCAGCTCAAGAGATACCAACTTCTGAAACGAATCAATAATTTCTGAAATCGCCAACAGGCTGGCCGGTGCGCTTGCAGCGGCCTTAGCCAAGGCCGAAACAAAGTCGACGTATGCCGTTGAGACTGCAAGAAAGTTGTCAAACTGTGCCAAGCTATTTAGCGCTAAAGCTGCTTTTCCATTGGCACACTTGAGAGCGCTTGAAGCATTCTCGACATCCGAGGAAGAAATCAAACCACGAATGGCAGCATTGACAAGAATCTCAGCTTCTCTTGATAGCTGTCTGATATTGTCGTTAAGATCAGAAAGCTGCATTTTGAGATTCCACAGCCTGTCGATGGGCACCGGAACATCTTGGCTCAGCTTATTGATTTTGTCGGTTATTGCATTTCGCTTCTTTTCGTGGATCCCAATGTTGTCGTATGCATCATGGGCCGCTGAAAAAAGTGCTTCAGGATCGGTAGGGAATCTGGAAAATGACATGGAGATGTCTCTCAAGTGATTGAATGAGTAAGAAAGGGGGAACTAGGCATCCGGCGATGGAGCTATCATCTTTGATGGCTCAAGAACTCAACTATTACTCCACGATGAAGGCATTATTGTACTCTAGACTAAGTTTCTCGATTCGGGAATGATAAGAGTTAAGTTTGAGCACAAGTTGATCTTCAAGCGTGGCAGTCCCCTCTCCGAGCCGTCGGTTGACATTTAGCCCGCCTTTGGATGGTTCTTTGCAATTCTGATTTGCATCATCAACACTAGTGGTAGTATTCTTCTCAATCAACAAGCGCAATGCAGTGTGATCGCAGGTTATGTCCTTCAGCAGCCTGAGGTACTTATGTGCTACAGCACGCTTGGCATCAAGTTTGCCTTGCTCTTCAATCCATTTGTCGTATATTGACACTTCAATGAATCCCTGTAAGGGCTGCCGTGGCAAGTGAAGCTGGGAAGCATCAATTGGAGCACCATAGTAATTGTTGAGCAGGGAGTTTTCCCTGGCCAAGCCTGGCCTATTGTCAGCACCTAGAGACGAGTTTACACCAGGGGCCGGGCTAACTCCCCCTAAATATCCATAATAAGTTGCCGACGATAATGAGTAAGTCAATACAGCTAGGGCACGATCAGACTTGACCACTGCTTCACGTATTGTGCTCGCACGATATGACTTTGTAAGCTGATTAGCCAATACACTGGCTATCGTATTGCTAGCTTCCAATGTGTCTTTGGCTTGCTGACTATCGCTCATCCCAGGGAGTCCGCTAATTGACTTGGCTAGCTTGCCAATTTCATCTGTGTAATCATTGGCTTCTGCCACTCCAGCCAGGGACTTGAGGTAATCGACAATCAATTTATTGATTATATTTAGTGTATCGGCAATTGAGGAGCTACTCTGGACTCCTCCCTCAAAGCATCTCTTCCTTTCGTTGTAGAACCTATCGGCAACTCTTGGCTCTTTGATACTTTCTCCAAGGGCTTCAAAGGTAGCCCTCCTCTTGCAGGACTCAACAAAGTCATTTGTTATTGCTGGATATACCTCGCTAATCTTGGCGGAATCGCTTGCATATTTAGCGGTAGCCTTGAGAATTTCATCCGTCTGGCATCCTGTGCATAGGAAGATGGAAGCTACAATCAGTGATGAATGTTTCCATTGTAGACAAAGAGAGATGTTCCGGATTGGCTTCATCGGATGAAGTGATGGCATCCAGGTGCACATGCAACTATTTCAGTCTTAGTCGCGATCGTGTGCCACGGATTTCACCCTTCATAAAGCTTGATAGGAACTGGAGACGGAGATCTCCGCCCTGATGCGCCGGGCGGAGATCCTTGATGCCGAGGAAGACAAGCGCTACGGCAAGGGGAAGCTGGGCAGTGATCCGCCGGATGAACAGCGCCGGCGCCAGGACCGTCTGGCACGCATCCGTCAGGCCCACGAGGAGATGGAGGCGGAGACCGCTGCAGCGACTGCACGGCAGCAACAGGAAGAGGCAGCGGAGGCCAGGGCCAAAGCAGCCGCTGCCCGAGGAGCGGATGCACAAGATTGTCCCGTGTCAATCAGGTTGACGGGCGTCAACCTGATTGACACGGGACACTCCGCGTTCATTTCCCAGGTGACGCTGTACTCGGCCGCCCTGGGTGTGGCGATCAGCCAGGCCTGCTACGCCACCGGTGCGCACCACGAGCTCGCAGTGCTCAGGCAGCCGCTGGGCGAGCTAGATCTTGAGAGTGTCCTGATCCAGGCGGATGCCCTGCACACGCAGCAACCGTTTTTCGGCAGCTCACGGAGCAGGGGGCCGACTTCCTCTTGACAGCGAGCAGTTCCTCTACTCCCGCAAGATCCCTTTCACGGCAACGGTTTCAGAGCATGGTCACGGGCGCGACACCACCTGGACACTGAGGGCCAAACAGGCTCCTGGCTTCATCTCCGAGGCCTGGCCCCGCAGCAGCTGGATCATTGAACTGGTCGTCAGCGGCAAGCGTGCCGGCAAGCCCTCCCTCCAGCGGCACCTATTTCTCACCAGCCTGCGCACCACGCCAAAAGCCTTGCTGCAACTTGTGAGGGACCGCTGGCACAGGCTCCTCGACACCCAGCTCCATGAACTCCATGAAGATGACCACCGCTATGGCGGCCCCGGTGCAGCGGTGCTGGCCACGCTGCGCACTCTGGCCCAGAACCTGCTCGCGCTGCACGGCCACCAATCGGTGAGAGCTGGTCTGGCCGCCGTGGCCCACGACATCGGCAAGCTGCTCGCCATGGCCGGGATCAGGCCGGGATGGGCGACTTGACCAGACTTTCCATCAGCCCTGCCCCAACCTCCGGCAGGCCCGCAGCACCACATCGGCGCAGCGGCCGTAGACGGCGGCCCGCCAGGCGGGGCTGTCGATCAGGAAGGCCTCGCGGACCTGGCGGCGGATCGCCTCCCGGTGGGGGGTGGGGCGATCGGGCACGGCGTGCAGCCAGGCATCGGCGCGCAGGGCCGCCAGCACCTCGGCGATCGGCCGGGTGCCGAACTCCAGGGCCAGATAGGTGAGCTCCACCGCAGGGAACATGCGGCGCAGAAACACAGGCACCGAACCCGACACCACCGACGAACTGGACGGGCCCAGGCCGGGCCGGGTGACCTCCGGGCCATACCAGCGCTGCAGCCGCTCCCCGTCGGCGTCGGTGCTGCCGCTGCCGATCAGCTCCCCGTAGCCCCAGGGGCCCAGGCCGGTGTGCAGGTCGATCACCGCCAGACGGCGGCAGGCCGGGCCGAGGTGATCGGTGAGGATCGTCTCCAGGGTGGACAGCGACCAGCTGGGGCGGCTGCCGCCGTAGAAGAGGCCGGTGGGATGGGTGTACTGGCCGCGCTGCAGCGCCGCCTGGTAGGCGGCCATCCCCTGCCCAGTGATGAAGGCCTCCAGCAGGACGTCGGCCCGTTGCCGCTCGGGCCCGTCCCAGT
This genomic stretch from Cyanobium gracile PCC 6307 harbors:
- a CDS encoding M14 family metallopeptidase, translated to MATSDFFRPDYRSAREAFLAAAFGAGARLTSHVLPDHRGPAGESLAIDAAALGPAEPESLLLLISGTHGVEGLAGSGCQVGVLLDELHGALPAGGGALLIHALNPHGFAWLRRGNEHNIDLNRNGLDFRGPLPENPAYDALHAALLPGDWDGPERQRADVLLEAFITGQGMAAYQAALQRGQYTHPTGLFYGGSRPSWSLSTLETILTDHLGPACRRLAVIDLHTGLGPWGYGELIGSGSTDADGERLQRWYGPEVTRPGLGPSSSSVVSGSVPVFLRRMFPAVELTYLALEFGTRPIAEVLAALRADAWLHAVPDRPTPHREAIRRQVREAFLIDSPAWRAAVYGRCADVVLRACRRLGQG
- a CDS encoding transposase, which codes for MPCTRSNRFSAAHGAGGRLPLDSEQFLYSRKIPFTATVSEHGHGRDTTWTLRAKQAPGFISEAWPRSSWIIELVVSGKRAGKPSLQRHLFLTSLRTTPKALLQLVRDRWHRLLDTQLHELHEDDHRYGGPGAAVLATLRTLAQNLLALHGHQSVRAGLAAVAHDIGKLLAMAGIRPGWAT
- a CDS encoding alpha-amylase family glycosyl hydrolase, with the protein product MFLLPDRFSDGQEASRPLLDRENLNAARPSLPGGSPWRFDKWAISGSGRFQGGSITGITTKLGYLKDLGVTSIWVGPIFKQRCHENNYHGYAIQDFLQIDPRFGTRQNQVGLVNQAHAAGLRIILDVILNHSGENWLYYSSDGDVFNPHYRTVGSYQFGAWRGDHGQPISAINGIEDGVWPQELQDPDYYTRAGKGSLGGENWNNIDNPDTEYRRTDFDGGCRDFKVGNPNVLSALSKCYKYWIALTDCDGFRIDTLKHVSLEEARNFCGSIMEFCANIGKADFFLVDEVAGGDFNQERYINVLEQNFNATLDIGETRIVLNRVSKGLESPKCYFDAFPKNIVFGSSRNLGGRHVSVLDDHVHAFGEKIRFSSDAVSDHQVVAGVAIQLFTLSIPCIYAGTEEALSGPEPSQRQWLPGWNGTNNCYLREAMFGPEHPLRSGIAGLSRFEDTTIPGFVPFGTSGHQCFDPNHPTFKRIASLTTLRGQYPVLRVGRQYVRPISIFGRPFEFLGNGELMAWSRILDDEEAICIVNVNGNQKRGADVLVDAGLSGTVGALTVVLNTAEVVIAPEAVRHPVGSILPIQRTSDGKVYLEVRDVGPSEVLVLVNYP